A portion of the Glycine max cultivar Williams 82 chromosome 10, Glycine_max_v4.0, whole genome shotgun sequence genome contains these proteins:
- the LOC100810865 gene encoding E3 ubiquitin-protein ligase ATL6 encodes MNNPNGGICFLLFLFLFPFAAAQPATNQNQSYYNKFSPSMAIIIVILIAALFLMGFFSIYIRHCSDSPSASIRNLAAATGRSRRGTRGLEQAVIDTFPTLEYSAVKIHKLGKGTLECAVCLNEFEDTETLRLIPKCDHVFHPECIDEWLASHTTCPVCRANLVPQPGESVHGIPILNAPEDIEAQHEAQNDLVEPEQQQQDPKPPVPTEPQVLSLNQTLNRNRTRGSRSGRPRRFPRSHSTGHSLVLPGEDTERFTLRLPEEVRKQILQNPQLHRARSLVILPREGSSRRGYRTGEGSSRGRSSRRLDRGFKSDRWVFTMAPPFLVRASSIRSPRVANNGGEGTSAAASLPPPPAVESV; translated from the coding sequence ATGAATAACCCAAATGGAGGAATCTgtttccttctctttctcttcctctttccTTTTGCGGCGGCGCAACCTGCCACCAACCAAAACCAATCCTATTACAACAAGTTCAGCCCTTCCATGGCCATCATAATCGTCATCCTCATCGCCGCCCTCTTTCTaatgggcttcttctccatctacaTCCGCCACTGCTCCGACTCCCCCTCCGCCAGCATCCGCAATCTCGCCGCCGCCACTGGACGCTCACGGCGCGGCACCCGCGGCCTCGAGCAGGCGGTGATCGACACCTTCCCGACGCTGGAGTACTCGGCGGTGAAGATCCACAAGCTGGGAAAGGGAACTCTGGAGTGCGCTGTGTGCTTGAACGAGTTCGAGGACACCGAAACGCTGCGTTTAATCCCCAAGTGTGACCACGTGTTCCACCCCGAGTGCATCGACGAGTGGCTAGCTTCCCACACCACTTGCCCCGTTTGCCGCGCCAACCTCGTCCCTCAGCCCGGCGAGTCCGTCCACGGAATCCCAATCCTCAACGCTCCTGAGGACATCGAGGCCCAACACGAAGCCCAAAACGACCTCGTCGAGCCCGAACAGCAACAGCAAGACCCCAAGCCTCCCGTTCCCACTGAACCTCAAGTGCTGTCATTAAACCAGACGCTGAACCGGAACCGCACCAGAGGCTCCCGGTCGGGCCGGCCGCGGCGATTCCCGCGGTCTCACTCGACCGGTCATTCTTTAGTCCTGCCGGGCGAAGACACTGAACGGTTCACTTTGCGGCTTCCCGAGGAAGTTAGAAAGCAGATATTGCAGAACCCGCAACTGCATCGCGCGAGAAGCCTCGTTATCTTACCGAGAGAAGGTAGTTCGCGGCGGGGGTATCGAACCGGTGAAGGAAGTAGCAGAGGGAGATCGTCGAGGCGGTTGGACCGGGGGTTTAAGTCGGACCGGTGGGTTTTCACCATGGCGCCGCCTTTTTTGGTGAGAGCGTCGTCGATTAGGTCGCCCAGGGTGGCCAATAACGGTGGCGAAGGAACTTCCGCTGCTGCGTCTTTGCCTCCGCCGCCTGCTGTGGAGTCTGTTTGA